Proteins encoded within one genomic window of Arachis ipaensis cultivar K30076 chromosome B08, Araip1.1, whole genome shotgun sequence:
- the LOC107610324 gene encoding LRR receptor-like serine/threonine-protein kinase GSO1 has protein sequence MEYLQYLDLSFNDFTTISSDSTVNSSTLNYIDLSYNKYLSIKSIEWLSRISSLEYINLGYTNLHRETNWLHWMTALPSLVELYLESCKLEDISPSLEYANFSTSLQLISLADNSFHSELPKWIFNLSSHVLQIDLSRNYFIGQLPNTLPNLQFLDMLALNDNYLSGSIPDWIGQLQYLAGLAIHDNYFSGSLPTNLGNLSSLYIFMANQNLFSGVVSERNFAKLKNLKYLFLKSPYITFDFDPLWIPPFQLEKLYIGRLHPTLPQWVYTQTSLYSLSIEDSEFLLEAADNNNNFWRFTSTIQHLELYNNTIEGDLSEGLLNSSIIELTSNNFKGGLPRLSSNVVFFQLSNSSLSGSISHLLCHSKKSNNKLQYLDLSDNNLSGGLTDCWMNWKSLRHVNLGGNNLSGNIPPSMAFLSNLTSLHLHENNLSGDISSSSLQYCRSLSILNVRENSFSGNIPKWMPQSIRILQLRSNKFIGNIPSQICQMPFLIVLDIAYNRISGHIPKCLNNITSFVDMHYSTSWIFYEFFDGGAFFIYRDNLILLVKGQQSDYYKNLKLMRMVDLSSNNLTGTMSPQLFSLSQLHFLNLSHNRLTGTIPKEIGSMTQLESLDLSKNELTGQIPESISSLSFLDNLNLSFNNLRGQIPSGTQLQSFSELSYIGNVDLCGPPLPKNCSNHDDGTNTLDENDHDDDDDESEFRNCLYMGLGVGFAVGFWGVCGAIFFSRKCRHAYFRFLYDLRDRFYVLLLTNLNSFH, from the coding sequence ATGGAATACTTACAATATTTGGATTTGAGTTTCAATGACTTTACAACTATCTCATCTGATTCCACTGTCAACTCTTCAACTCTCAATTACATTGATCTATCATACAACAAATACCTTTCTATCAAGAGTATTGAGTGGCTCTCTCGCATTTCCTCCTTAGAATACATAAACCTTGGTTACACTAATCTTCACAGGGAAACTAACTGGCTTCACTGGATGACGGCGCTCCCATCATTGGTGGAGCTCTACTTAGAGAGCTGTAAACTTGAAGACATAAGTCCATCACTTGAATAtgctaattttagcacatcactccAGCTTATTTCTCTTGCAGACAATTCTTTTCACTCAGAGTTGCCTAAATGGATATTCAATCTCAGTTCTCATGTCCTTCAGATTGACCTTTCAAGAAATTATTTTATAGGCCAGCTACCAAATACGTTGCCCAATCTTCAATTCTTGGATATGCTCGCCTTGAATGATAACTATTTAAGTGGCTCAATTCCAGATTGGATAGGCCAACTTCAGTATCTTGCCGGTCTTGCCATTCATGACAACTATTTTTCTGGATCTCTTCCTACAAATTTGGGAAATTTGTCATCCCTATACATCTTCATGGCCAATCAAAACCTCTTCTCAGGGGTCGTGTCTGAAAGAAATTTTGCAAAACTGAAAAATTTGAAATACTTGTTTTTGAAATCACCATACATCACCTTTGATTTTGATCCCCTCTGGATACCACCATTCCAACTTGAGAAGCTGTACATTGGACGACTGCACCCTACACTTCCTCAATGGGTATATACACAGACATCTCTCTATTCTCTCAGCATTGAAGACTCAGAGTTCTTGCTTGAAGCTGCTGACAATAACAACAACTTTTGGAGATTTACATCCACAATTCAGCATCTGGAATTGTACAACAACACAATAGAAGGGGACTTGTCAGAAGGGTTGCTGAACTCCAGCATCATAGAGCTGACATCAAATAATTTCAAAGGTGGTCTACCTCGACTTTCATCCAATGTTGTTTTCTTCCAGCTAAGCAACAGTTCTCTATCAGGGTCCATCTCTCATCTCTTGTGCCACAGCAAGAAAAGCAACAATAAATTGCAGTACTTGGACCTTTCTGATAATAATTTATCTGGAGGACTAACAGACTGCTGGATGAATTGGAAGTCGCTGCGTCATGTTAATCTGGGAGGCAACAATCTTAGTGGCAACATACCCCCATCAATGGCCTTCTTGTCGAATCTCACATCACTGCATCTGCATGAAAATAATTTGTCTGGGGACATATCTTCTTCATCACTTCAGTATTGCCGCTCCCTGTCCATCCTTAATGTCCGCGAGAATAGCTTCTCTGGAAACATACCAAAGTGGATGCCGCAGAGTATAAGGATTCTCCAGTTAAGGTCCAACAAATTCATTGGTAACATTCCCTCACAGATATGTCAAATGCCTTTCCTCATTGTTTTGGATATTGCATATAACAGAATCTCAGGTCATATACCCAAATGCCTAAACAATATCACATCCTTTGTTGACATGCACTATTCAACCAGTTGGATTTTCTACGAATTCTTTGATGGAGGGGCTTTCTTTATATACAGAGACAACCTTATATTGCTTGTAAAAGGTCAACAATCGGATTATTATAAAAACCTGAAGCTGATGCGCATGGTTGATCTTTCAAGTAATAATCTGACAGGAACAATGTCTCCACAACTGTTCAGCCTCTCTCAGTTGCATTTCTTGAACCTATCCCATAACAGGCTAACAGGAACCATACCAAAAGAGATTGGGAGCATGACACAACTGGAGTCTCTTGATTTATCCAAAAATGAACTCACAGGACAGATTCCTGAGAGTATATCCAGTTTGTCTTTCCTCGATAACTTGAACCTGTCATTCAATAACTTGAGAGGCCAAATCCCATCAGGGACCCAACTTCAGAGCTTCAGTGAGCTTAGTTATATTGGAAATGTCGATCTTTGTGGACCTCCCCTTCCCAAAAACTGCTCAAATCATGATGATGGCACAAATACTTTGGATGAGaatgatcatgatgatgatgatgatgaatctgAGTTTCGGAACTGCCTCTATATGGGCTTAGGAGTTGGCTTTGCTGTAGGCTTTTGGGGAGTTTGTGGTGCCATTTTCTTCAGTCGCAAGTGCAGACATGCTTACTTCAGATTTCTGTATGACTTGAGAGACCGATTTTATGTCCTGCTGCTCACAAATCTCAACTCCTTTCACTGA